One Thermodesulfovibrionales bacterium genomic window, AATAGAGAATATTAGGTTATAACGAAAGAGGGGACTATTTCGTGACTGCGATCAAAACCAGTTTTTCTTCTTAAAAAACAGGAGCATCGCAACGGTGACGGCGAGTATGACAATCCAAAACATCGGGTACCCGAGACGCCATTCTAATTCAGGCATGTATTTGAAATTCATCCCGTAAATTCCCGCTATGAAGGTGAGGGGCATGAATATCGTAGCTATGATGGTCAAAACTTTTATCACCGCGTTCATCCTGTTATTAACGCTCGAAAGATAGATATCGAGCATACCCGATATGATGTCGCGGAACGTCTCGACCGTATCGATAATCTGGATCGTGTGGTCGTAGACATCCCTCAGGTATATCCTCGTGCCCTCCTGAATCAGCGGGCATTCACCTCTCGCCATGGCATTAATAACTTCCCGCAGGGGCCAGATCGCCCTTCTCAGAAAGATCATCTCTCGCTTCAGGAAATGGATTTCGTTGAGGGTCTCTGTTGCGGGTTTGCTCACCACTCGCTCTTCGAGGAGTTCAATCCGCTCTCCGAACTTTTCGAGTATGGAGAAGTAGTTGTCCACGATGGCATCGATAAGAGAGTACGCGAGATAATCAGCCCCCATTCTCCTTATCCGGCTCTTATCACTCCGGATGCGCTCCCTGACGACACCGAAGACATCACCCTCGATGCCTTCCTGGAAGGAAAAGACGAAATTCCGGCCTACAATAAGACTCACCTGCTCGGCGGCTATGCCTCCGTTCTCATTGCTATAATGGAGCATCTTCAGAACGACGTAGAAGTAGTCTGCATAATCTTCCATCTTCGGCCTCTGATCCGTATTCATGACGTCTTCAAGCACGAGGGGATGGAACCCGTAGCATTCACCCAGTTTCTGAAGAATCCCGCTATTATGGACGCCGTCTATATTGATCCACGTCACGGACGGCTTCTCCTTGAGCACGATACATTGGGCGATCGTGTCTGTCTCTCTTTCCTCGGAATGCGCCTCGTCATAATCGAGCACGGTAATCTTCGTTCTGTCCGATCCCCGCTCTCCTATGTAGACGAGGCTGCCCGGCGGCAGCCCGGCCTTTCTCGATCTCTTTTTCAGCATTTTCGCCATGATGGATATTTTACTGAAACCTATGCTTCTTTATTTCCTTAATATTCTCGAAAAGCGTACGCCTCTTTTTTGCTATTTCTTCTCCTTATGTGAGATATACCAGAGTGCTGCCGCACCGGCGAGCGTGGCAGCCCCGGTGCCGACGCCGATCTGCCACTTCCTTTTCTGAATCCTTCTTTCCCGGATCACGCGATACCGTTCGGCGACCATTTCGCAATGCCTGATGTCTTCCTTCGAGAAATCGAAGATCCATGCGAAGAGCTCTATCCTTTCAGCGATAATCGACCGGAGCATGGTCCAGTATCGCACCTTGTCGAGAGATGACCTCTGTTCCCTGATGTCTTCCTCTTCAGAGATCGTGGCGAGGAACCGTTCAAGCAGTGCCTTGTCCGCACCCTTGTAAATCGGAAGATTCGGATCGCCGATCTTCCTGAGGAGCGGCCACTGACATCTCTCCTCGAGCTTGAAGATTTCCGGCCATGAGCTCTTTCCGACAAGCCTGAGCGTTAAGGATTTCTTTACGGAATGATAGAATGCACGCAGCTCTTTCTCCGTGAAATCCGTGCCCTTGAATATCGATGAAAGTTCCTCGAAGGTAATCATTCCTTTCATCCTCCCCTCTTCTCAGCTATATTCTATCACGCTGAGAGAATGGCGGAACGAAAGGGTTCTCCAGGGCAGAATGCTTCCGGAAGAGGGAAGACGTCTCGAATCTGTTAGGATGCAGCACCCTTTGAGGCCGTCGAGAGTTCCGCGTAAAGCCTGACCATTTCACCCATCATCCCTATCAATCTCCTGTAGCCTTTCTGGGGACCCTCTTCCATGGACCTGATTAGAGGTTCACAAAAAAACCAGGTGCATCTGAAGGGTCTCATCCAACGGGGTTTCAGGCATCCCGACGGTCCGAGACACTCGCACGGCTCATCAGGCAAACGCTCCGGATCACTGACCTTTACGGTGATCCCGAGAGTGCTCGTGAAGAGGATATCCCTTTCATCGGGAAAGGCATGTTTCTGTCTGCAGCAGACCTCGCGGCATTCAGCACACACCTCCCGGATATAGTATTCGATGAGGGGTGATATTTGGGTGAAGAGTTCTTTCAGTCGTTCTGCCGCAGCAAATGCATCCTGAGCTTCCTTCATGCTTTCCGGACTGCAGCAGCTTTTCGTCTCAGGAGACAAATCAGTCTCGCTCTCTGCTGACTGAGGGTATAGCACGGAAGTCGCCACTGCCGCTGTCATCCCGTCTGTTCGAGGCCGGCCTTTGCCCTTGCGTTTCCAGAATCGAGCCTCAGCGCCTTCTCGAACTGCTGCTTCGCCCTCGTTTTAAGACCGGCCTTGAGGTATATGAGACCGAGGTTCGCAATATGGTCGCTGTTAAACGGGTCGAGGCGAATTGCCTGGAGAAGCGCCTCTTCGGCCTCCTTCAGTTTACTCGGAATCTTCGACAGGGCAAGGGAAAGATAACTCCAGGCCTTCACGTCTTTGGGATCATCTCCCGCCATCCATCTGAAGAGTTCTGCAGAGGTCACAAAATCGCCCTTCTTGAATTCTTCAACCCCTCTCTTGAACTGTTCATCTCTTATCATAGCCTTTCTCTCCTCGGGAGAGGGCTCGGTCGAAAAGTCCTTCATCCACGATTCCTTTCTGTAGCCCTTTTCAGCCGAACGGAAGTACTCAGCCCTCCGGGTGTCATCCTGCAATAATCTATATGCCGACGTTATCGCGTCGAAGAGCGTCGATATCTTTTCCCGTAAGGCGCTGTCGCCGGAGTGGTAGACCCTGTCCGGATGGAACTCTCGCACGAGCCGGTAGTAATTCCTCTTCATCTCTTCGTCGCCTGCGTTCCTGTCAACCTGGAGTATCTCGTCAGGGCCCATATCCTTCAGCCCCTTATAGAATTCCTCCACGCGCTCCCGCAGTTCTCGATCTGCAGCCGGGGAGATCGTAGATTCTTTCTTCCGTATTACCCCAACAGATGAAAGAATCGAGAGGGTCTTCATGACTTCAAAGGAGTTCAGACCCGTTTCATCTATCAACTGCCCTACCGTCCTCTCTCCGTCAATAAGAGTGAAGATCAGCCTGTCCTCACTGTTCAGGTCGATGAGGGTGAGCTCTGCGGCGCCGGATCCGCTGTAAGCGCCCTCCCGTTCGAACACAATCTCCGGGTGCGGTATCTCCTTCTTTATTCCGGTCCAGGTGTCA contains:
- the corA gene encoding magnesium/cobalt transporter CorA — its product is MAKMLKKRSRKAGLPPGSLVYIGERGSDRTKITVLDYDEAHSEERETDTIAQCIVLKEKPSVTWINIDGVHNSGILQKLGECYGFHPLVLEDVMNTDQRPKMEDYADYFYVVLKMLHYSNENGGIAAEQVSLIVGRNFVFSFQEGIEGDVFGVVRERIRSDKSRIRRMGADYLAYSLIDAIVDNYFSILEKFGERIELLEERVVSKPATETLNEIHFLKREMIFLRRAIWPLREVINAMARGECPLIQEGTRIYLRDVYDHTIQIIDTVETFRDIISGMLDIYLSSVNNRMNAVIKVLTIIATIFMPLTFIAGIYGMNFKYMPELEWRLGYPMFWIVILAVTVAMLLFFKKKNWF
- a CDS encoding DUF4388 domain-containing protein; translation: MTELPDKGDLRDYNLAGILIALKRAKATGTLTVISPGFTKNIYIKEGNAVFASSSLEDDRLGEMLMKAGKITIQQYEKSVQILKSTGRRQGAILVELGYITPKDLFWGVKYQVKEVICSLFRVEEGAYEFREGPLASDEVITLKISMENLIYEGMKRLDTWTGIKKEIPHPEIVFEREGAYSGSGAAELTLIDLNSEDRLIFTLIDGERTVGQLIDETGLNSFEVMKTLSILSSVGVIRKKESTISPAADRELRERVEEFYKGLKDMGPDEILQVDRNAGDEEMKRNYYRLVREFHPDRVYHSGDSALREKISTLFDAITSAYRLLQDDTRRAEYFRSAEKGYRKESWMKDFSTEPSPEERKAMIRDEQFKRGVEEFKKGDFVTSAELFRWMAGDDPKDVKAWSYLSLALSKIPSKLKEAEEALLQAIRLDPFNSDHIANLGLIYLKAGLKTRAKQQFEKALRLDSGNARAKAGLEQTG